A genome region from Bombilactobacillus bombi includes the following:
- the rpoC gene encoding DNA-directed RNA polymerase subunit beta', producing the protein MIDVNKFESMQIGLASPDKIRSWSYGEVKKPETINYRTLKPERDGLFDERIFGPTKDWECACGKYKRIRYKGIVCDRCGVEVTKSKVRRERMGHIELAAPVTHIWYFKGIPSRMGLVLDMSPRALEEIIYFAAYVVIKAGNTDLENKQLLTETEYRQKRQEYGNAFIAKMGAEGIKELLQAVDLNKEVEHLKEVLKSATGQKRTRAIRRLDILNAFKKSGNRPEWMVMDCIPIIPPDLRPMVQLEGGRFATSDLNDLYRRVINRNNRLKRLLDLNAPNIIVQNEKRMLQEAVDALIDNGRRGRPVTGPGNRPLKSLSHMLKGKQGRFRQNLLGKRVDYSGRSVIDVGPTLKFYQCGLPREMALELFKPFVMHELVKRELASNIKNAKRKIERQDDAVWDVLEDVIKERPVLLNRAPTLHRLGIQAFEPVLVDGKSIRLHPLACEAYNADFDGDQMAVHVPLSDEAQAEARMLMLAAHHILAPKDGKPIVTPSQDVVLGNYYLTLEERGREGEGMIFKDMNEVEMAFQNGDVHWHTRIGLATDSLKDFDFKDTDRHRIMLTSVGKVIFNRILPQGMPFLNEPTQENLINGVPEKYFLNEGEDIHQRLQDMPLNDPFKKGYLSDIIAQVFKVYKVQRTSELLDDMKELGYTACTLSGLTVGVADVPQLDDKQSIVDAAHKQVATVSKQFRRGLITDEERHNRVVSIWNDAKDEIQQQLVDSFDPKNPISMMSDSGARGNISNFTQLAGMRGLMAAPNGGMMEVPVTSNFREGLSVLEMFMSTHGARKGMTDTALKTANSGYLTRRLVDVAQDVIVREEDCGTDRGIEVSAISDGNEIIEPLYDRLVGRYTQKAVFDPQTHAVMIDKNAMIDEDMAQKIIDAGVTTVTIRSAFTCNTRHGVCQKCYGRNLATGEEVEVGEAVGVVAAQSIGEPGTQLTMRNFHTGGVAGGEDITQGLPRVEEIFEARNPKGLATISEVDGTITAIDENPAEHSREITVEGKTDTRTYSVPYTASVAVSEGDEIARGGKLTAGSVDPKQLIKVTNVQTTENYLLSEVQKVYRMQGVDISDKHIEVMVRKMLRKIRILDPGDTEILPGSLVDIGQFTDDNKEALVSGKLPATGSPVLLGITKASLETNSFLSAASFQETTRVLTDASIRGKSDPLVGLKENVMIGKIIPAGTGMAKYRHMEPEKVGPSVQKETDNQISIADVEEKLKAYQEKQR; encoded by the coding sequence TTGATAGACGTCAATAAGTTTGAAAGTATGCAAATTGGACTGGCATCGCCAGATAAAATTCGCAGCTGGTCTTATGGTGAAGTCAAAAAGCCCGAAACGATTAACTATCGAACCTTAAAACCAGAACGGGATGGACTTTTCGATGAGCGTATCTTTGGTCCGACTAAGGATTGGGAATGCGCTTGTGGTAAATACAAACGAATTCGCTATAAAGGTATTGTTTGTGATCGTTGTGGAGTTGAAGTTACCAAGTCCAAAGTACGCCGTGAGCGTATGGGACATATCGAATTAGCTGCACCTGTAACTCATATCTGGTACTTTAAGGGAATCCCTAGTCGTATGGGCTTAGTCTTAGACATGAGTCCAAGAGCTTTAGAAGAAATTATTTATTTTGCAGCCTATGTAGTTATTAAAGCTGGAAATACTGACTTAGAAAATAAGCAGTTATTAACAGAAACAGAATATCGGCAAAAACGTCAAGAATATGGTAATGCTTTTATTGCTAAAATGGGTGCTGAAGGTATCAAAGAATTACTCCAAGCTGTTGATTTAAATAAAGAAGTTGAACATTTAAAAGAAGTTTTAAAATCAGCAACTGGTCAAAAGCGGACGCGAGCAATTAGACGATTAGATATTTTAAATGCTTTTAAAAAGTCAGGTAACCGCCCTGAATGGATGGTTATGGACTGTATCCCAATTATTCCACCAGACTTACGGCCAATGGTTCAGTTGGAAGGTGGACGTTTTGCCACTTCTGACTTAAATGACTTATATCGCCGTGTTATTAATCGTAATAACCGGTTGAAACGATTATTAGATTTGAATGCACCTAATATCATTGTGCAAAATGAAAAACGGATGTTACAAGAAGCAGTTGATGCTTTGATTGATAACGGTCGTCGTGGACGTCCGGTAACGGGTCCTGGTAATCGTCCTTTGAAATCTCTGTCACATATGCTGAAAGGTAAACAAGGACGTTTCCGTCAGAATTTGTTGGGTAAACGTGTTGATTATTCTGGCCGTTCTGTTATTGATGTGGGACCAACGTTGAAGTTTTATCAATGTGGTTTGCCCCGGGAAATGGCACTGGAATTATTTAAGCCATTTGTTATGCATGAATTAGTGAAACGGGAATTAGCTTCTAATATTAAAAATGCTAAGCGAAAAATTGAGCGTCAAGATGATGCTGTTTGGGATGTATTAGAGGATGTCATTAAAGAGCGCCCAGTTCTTTTAAACCGGGCACCAACGTTGCACCGTTTGGGTATTCAAGCTTTTGAACCTGTATTAGTTGATGGGAAATCTATTCGATTACATCCTTTAGCTTGTGAAGCTTACAATGCTGACTTTGATGGTGATCAGATGGCTGTCCATGTACCGTTATCTGATGAGGCACAAGCAGAAGCAAGAATGTTAATGTTAGCTGCGCATCATATCTTAGCTCCTAAAGATGGTAAACCAATTGTTACACCATCGCAGGACGTTGTTTTAGGTAATTATTATTTAACCTTAGAAGAACGTGGTCGTGAAGGCGAAGGTATGATTTTTAAAGATATGAACGAAGTTGAAATGGCCTTTCAAAATGGTGATGTCCATTGGCATACTAGAATTGGTTTGGCTACTGACTCCTTAAAGGATTTTGACTTTAAAGATACTGATCGCCATCGCATTATGTTGACTAGTGTTGGTAAAGTGATTTTTAATCGGATTTTACCGCAAGGGATGCCGTTTTTAAATGAACCAACACAAGAGAATTTAATTAATGGTGTGCCAGAAAAGTATTTCTTAAATGAAGGTGAAGATATTCATCAACGTTTACAAGATATGCCTTTAAATGATCCTTTTAAAAAGGGTTATCTTAGTGATATCATTGCCCAAGTCTTTAAGGTTTATAAAGTTCAACGTACATCTGAATTGTTAGATGACATGAAGGAATTAGGCTATACTGCATGTACCTTGTCTGGATTGACTGTTGGTGTTGCTGATGTTCCACAATTAGATGATAAACAATCAATTGTTGATGCTGCCCACAAACAAGTAGCTACTGTTTCTAAACAGTTCCGTCGTGGTTTAATCACTGATGAAGAGCGACATAATCGTGTTGTCAGCATTTGGAATGATGCTAAAGATGAAATTCAGCAACAGTTGGTTGACAGTTTTGATCCTAAAAATCCTATTTCAATGATGTCTGATTCTGGAGCTCGTGGTAATATTTCTAACTTTACTCAGTTAGCTGGGATGCGGGGCTTAATGGCTGCTCCTAACGGCGGAATGATGGAAGTTCCAGTTACATCTAACTTCCGTGAAGGTCTCTCGGTTTTGGAAATGTTCATGTCAACTCACGGTGCCCGTAAAGGTATGACAGATACGGCTTTGAAGACAGCGAACTCAGGTTATTTGACAAGACGTTTAGTTGATGTTGCCCAAGACGTGATTGTTCGTGAAGAAGATTGTGGTACTGATCGGGGAATCGAAGTTTCAGCTATTAGTGATGGTAACGAAATTATTGAACCACTATATGATCGTTTAGTTGGCCGTTATACACAAAAAGCGGTATTTGATCCTCAAACTCATGCAGTTATGATTGATAAAAATGCCATGATTGATGAAGATATGGCACAAAAAATTATTGATGCTGGTGTCACTACAGTGACAATTAGAAGTGCTTTTACCTGCAATACGCGCCACGGCGTTTGTCAAAAATGTTACGGTCGTAATTTGGCAACAGGTGAAGAAGTTGAAGTTGGAGAAGCAGTCGGTGTTGTAGCTGCACAATCGATTGGTGAACCGGGTACCCAGTTAACTATGCGTAACTTCCATACTGGTGGTGTTGCTGGTGGCGAAGATATTACTCAAGGACTTCCTCGTGTCGAAGAAATTTTTGAAGCTCGTAATCCAAAAGGTTTAGCTACAATTTCTGAAGTTGATGGTACTATAACAGCAATTGATGAAAACCCTGCTGAGCATTCTCGTGAAATTACTGTTGAAGGTAAAACTGATACTAGAACCTATAGTGTGCCTTATACTGCTAGTGTGGCAGTTTCTGAAGGTGACGAAATTGCTCGTGGTGGTAAATTAACTGCTGGGTCTGTTGATCCCAAGCAATTAATTAAAGTTACTAATGTACAAACAACGGAAAACTATCTTCTATCTGAAGTTCAAAAAGTATATCGCATGCAAGGTGTTGATATCAGCGATAAGCATATTGAAGTAATGGTTCGCAAGATGTTGCGTAAGATTAGAATTTTAGATCCTGGCGATACTGAAATTTTACCGGGTTCATTGGTTGATATTGGACAATTTACAGATGATAATAAAGAAGCCTTAGTAAGTGGAAAGTTACCCGCTACTGGTTCTCCAGTATTGTTAGGTATTACCAAAGCTTCATTGGAAACTAACAGTTTCTTATCAGCTGCTTCCTTCCAAGAAACCACCCGTGTCTTAACTGATGCTTCAATTCGTGGAAAGAGCGATCCATTAGTTGGACTTAAAGAAAATGTGATGATTGGAAAGATTATTCCTGCTGGAACAGGGATGGCAAAATATCGTCATATGGAACCTGAAAAAGTTGGTCCTAGTGTTCAAAAAGAAACAGATAATCAAATAAGCATTGCTGATGTTGAAGAAAAGCTAAAAGCTTACCAAGAAAAGCAACGTTAA
- a CDS encoding linear amide C-N hydrolase, with the protein MCTSISIQATNQDVFWGRTMDFTFDPFKASVDSKITAYPKGYKLKGLHQSWQTKFAFAGINVNNSLFFNDGINSAGIVGDAQYLEEASWTTLEDLKKRSLKPIIGEEVIAYVLSNFGSIAEIKKAFSNFGQIKTNYPDWDHADTGIPTPIPMHYTFSDNFGNSIVLEPVDKGAFKIYDSIGVMTNSPQYSWHLDNLRNYLYLTNHNRGHHQLTANLDIKQIESGSGLLGLPGDYTAPSRFIRSTFLSKFLAPFERQQGITQLYNVFKSVMIPQGIEHVNDHSETCDYTGYWSGYDVDQRTIYIQPEDCPTMTKFSLSENITEKITQPISHTFKVNE; encoded by the coding sequence ATGTGCACAAGTATTTCAATTCAAGCTACTAATCAAGATGTCTTTTGGGGACGTACTATGGATTTTACTTTCGATCCGTTCAAAGCTAGTGTCGATAGTAAGATTACCGCTTATCCCAAGGGTTATAAGTTAAAAGGACTACATCAGTCTTGGCAAACCAAGTTTGCTTTTGCGGGAATTAACGTTAATAATTCTTTATTTTTTAATGATGGCATTAATAGTGCTGGGATTGTTGGTGATGCGCAGTATTTAGAAGAAGCGTCTTGGACAACATTAGAAGATTTAAAAAAGCGTTCTTTAAAACCTATTATTGGTGAAGAAGTGATTGCCTACGTTTTAAGTAACTTTGGCAGCATTGCCGAAATAAAAAAAGCTTTTTCTAATTTTGGTCAAATTAAAACTAATTATCCCGATTGGGATCATGCCGATACTGGTATTCCCACTCCAATTCCCATGCATTATACTTTTAGTGATAATTTTGGCAATAGCATTGTTTTAGAGCCCGTAGATAAAGGTGCTTTCAAAATCTATGATAGTATTGGTGTAATGACCAATAGTCCTCAATATTCTTGGCATTTAGATAATTTGCGTAACTATTTATATTTAACTAATCATAATCGCGGCCATCATCAATTAACTGCTAATTTAGATATTAAACAAATTGAAAGTGGTTCCGGTTTATTAGGCTTACCTGGTGATTATACTGCTCCTTCCAGATTCATTCGGAGTACTTTTCTTTCTAAATTTTTGGCTCCTTTTGAGCGTCAACAAGGAATTACACAATTATATAATGTTTTTAAATCTGTTATGATTCCACAAGGAATTGAACATGTCAATGATCATAGTGAAACTTGTGATTACACAGGATATTGGTCTGGTTATGATGTGGACCAGCGAACTATTTATATACAACCAGAAGATTGTCCCACAATGACTAAATTTTCTTTATCAGAAAATATAACCGAGAAAATCACTCAACCTATTAGTCATACTTTTAAAGTTAATGAATAA
- the msrA gene encoding peptide-methionine (S)-S-oxide reductase MsrA — translation MSNQEETAIFAGGCFWCMVKPFDTLAGIKKVISGYTGGFVPNPTYEQVSRHETGHTEAVKIIFDPEIISYKQLVEIYWQQTDPTDAMGQFQDRGDNYRPVIFVKDDTQRQIAEASKQELENSGRFSDPIVTQIEAAQPFYPAEEEHQQFYRKDPHRMQLEEAGGRQDFIATHWQNPKQ, via the coding sequence ATGAGTAATCAAGAAGAAACGGCAATTTTTGCAGGTGGTTGTTTTTGGTGTATGGTAAAGCCATTTGATACACTTGCAGGCATTAAAAAAGTTATTTCCGGTTATACTGGCGGCTTTGTTCCTAATCCCACTTATGAACAGGTATCACGTCATGAAACTGGACATACAGAAGCGGTTAAAATAATTTTTGATCCAGAAATTATTTCTTATAAACAATTAGTAGAAATTTATTGGCAGCAAACAGATCCTACTGATGCTATGGGACAATTTCAAGATCGTGGTGATAATTATCGACCAGTTATTTTTGTTAAAGATGATACTCAACGTCAAATTGCTGAAGCTTCTAAACAAGAATTAGAAAATAGTGGTCGCTTTTCAGATCCAATCGTGACACAAATTGAAGCTGCCCAACCATTTTATCCTGCAGAAGAAGAACATCAACAATTTTATCGTAAAGATCCACATCGGATGCAACTAGAAGAAGCTGGCGGCCGGCAAGACTTTATTGCAACTCATTGGCAAAATCCTAAGCAATAA
- a CDS encoding prepilin peptidase has translation MLIFNILLSICLASFGGVIALRLPANESFVKGRSHCDYCYHQLTWYQIIPIISYLYLQGKCAYCQHRIQPTIFIIEIIGLIAGLEASFQHLYNPYILIFLIITVAVAAMTDVLFLHIWPIILLPTIISTVIWQPLTLIAWKYWLVWAIILILLFIVLHGKIGFGDIEVMLLLALVLGINPTLEIVLLATIFIMIYYAIYQFNNHKLTAVAFVPFLLLALLIRLGAYCLGFCQ, from the coding sequence TTGTTAATATTTAATATTCTACTAAGTATTTGCTTAGCGTCTTTTGGTGGCGTAATAGCTCTCAGATTACCTGCTAATGAGTCCTTTGTGAAGGGGCGTTCTCATTGCGATTATTGCTACCACCAATTAACTTGGTATCAGATAATTCCAATTATTAGTTATCTATATCTACAAGGAAAATGTGCCTATTGTCAGCACAGAATCCAGCCTACCATTTTTATTATTGAAATTATTGGATTAATCGCGGGTTTGGAAGCTAGTTTCCAACATCTTTATAATCCTTACATTCTAATATTCTTAATAATAACAGTTGCTGTTGCTGCAATGACTGATGTTTTATTCTTACACATTTGGCCAATTATATTATTACCTACAATTATTAGCACTGTAATTTGGCAGCCTCTAACTCTTATTGCTTGGAAATATTGGCTAGTATGGGCGATTATCTTAATACTGTTATTTATAGTTTTGCACGGCAAAATCGGCTTTGGTGATATTGAAGTTATGCTCTTGCTTGCCTTAGTATTAGGAATTAATCCGACATTAGAAATAGTGTTACTGGCAACTATTTTTATTATGATTTATTACGCTATCTATCAGTTCAACAATCATAAATTAACTGCAGTTGCATTTGTCCCCTTTTTATTGCTAGCATTGTTAATCCGTTTGGGAGCTTATTGCTTAGGATTTTGCCAATGA
- the rpsL gene encoding 30S ribosomal protein S12 yields MPTINQLVRKGRKTRTTKSDSPALNFGYNSMKKITTDNPAPQKRGVATRVGTMTPKKPNSALRKYARVRLSNLIEVTAYIPGIGHNLQEHSVVLIRGGRVKDLPGVRYHIIRGALDTAGVDGRMQGRSKYGAKKPKK; encoded by the coding sequence ATGCCAACAATTAATCAATTGGTACGTAAAGGTCGTAAAACAAGAACCACAAAGTCGGATTCACCAGCTTTGAACTTTGGCTATAACAGTATGAAAAAAATTACTACTGATAATCCTGCACCACAAAAACGGGGTGTTGCTACTCGTGTCGGAACTATGACACCAAAAAAGCCAAACTCTGCTTTGCGTAAATACGCTCGTGTTCGTTTATCTAACTTAATCGAAGTTACTGCATATATTCCTGGTATTGGACACAACCTTCAGGAACATAGTGTTGTTTTAATTCGTGGTGGTCGTGTAAAAGATTTACCTGGTGTTCGTTATCATATTATTCGTGGCGCTTTAGATACTGCCGGTGTTGATGGTCGGATGCAAGGTCGCTCGAAGTATGGCGCTAAGAAACCTAAAAAATAA
- the rpsG gene encoding 30S ribosomal protein S7: protein MPRKGSVTKRDVLPDPIYNSKLVTRLINHLMVDGKRGKASTILYNAFDIIKEKTGNDPVDVFDEAMKNVMPVLEVKARRIGGSNYQVPIEVRPERRTTLGLRWIVSYARLRGEHTMDQRLAAEIMDAANNTGAAVKKREDTHKMADANRAFAHYRW, encoded by the coding sequence ATGCCAAGAAAAGGTAGTGTCACAAAACGTGATGTTTTGCCAGATCCAATTTATAATTCCAAACTTGTTACTCGTTTAATCAATCATTTGATGGTTGATGGAAAGCGGGGCAAAGCTTCAACAATTTTATATAATGCTTTTGATATTATTAAAGAAAAAACCGGTAACGATCCAGTAGACGTTTTTGATGAAGCAATGAAAAACGTTATGCCTGTCTTAGAGGTTAAAGCTCGTCGGATTGGTGGCTCCAACTATCAAGTGCCAATCGAAGTTCGCCCAGAACGTCGGACAACTTTAGGTTTACGTTGGATTGTTAGTTATGCTCGTTTACGGGGTGAACATACAATGGATCAACGTCTAGCTGCTGAAATTATGGATGCTGCTAATAATACCGGTGCTGCCGTTAAAAAGCGTGAAGACACTCATAAGATGGCTGATGCTAACCGTGCTTTTGCACATTATCGGTGGTAA
- the fusA gene encoding elongation factor G: MANKREFPLEKTRNIGIMAHIDAGKTTTTERILYYTGKIHKIGETHDGASQMDWMAQEQERGITITSAATTAQWKDHRINIIDTPGHVDFTIEVERSLRVLDGAITVLDGQSGVEPQTENVWRQATTYNVPRIVFVNKMDKIGADFDYSVQTIKDRLDALPLPIQMPIGAEDAFEGVIDLIEMKADLYDEDELGSKWDTVEVPEEYKEEAEKRRAQMVETLADVDDNIMDKYLEGEEISNDEIRDAIRKATIELKLFPVLAGSAFKNKGVQMLMDAVVYYLPSPLDVRPYNATDPESGEEVELKADDNKPFAGLAFKIATDPFVGRLTYLRVYTGTLESGSYVLNATKDKRERVGRLLQMHSNHRKEIPEVFSGDIAAAIGLKNTTTGDSLTDPDHPLILESMEIPDPVIQVSIEPKSKEDRDKLDVALQKLAEEDPTFQAETNPETGETLIAGMGELHLDIMVDRMRREFKVDARVGEPQVAYRETFTKKASAEGKFVRQSGGKGQYGDVWIEFEPNEEGKGFEFEDAIVGGVVPREYIPSVEAGLKDAMANGVLAGYPLIDIKAKLYDGSYHEVDSSEAAFKVAASMALHNAVKDAGAVILEPIMKVEVVTPEDYLGDVMGQVTARRGRIEGMEERGNAQLINSFVPLAEMFGYATTLRSATQGRGTFTMTFDHYEKTPKSVQEEIIKKNGGNAK; encoded by the coding sequence ATGGCTAATAAACGTGAATTTCCCTTAGAAAAAACACGTAATATCGGAATCATGGCCCATATTGATGCCGGTAAAACAACAACAACTGAACGTATTCTTTACTATACTGGTAAAATTCATAAAATTGGTGAAACTCATGATGGAGCTTCCCAAATGGATTGGATGGCTCAAGAACAAGAGCGTGGTATTACCATTACATCAGCTGCAACAACAGCTCAATGGAAAGATCATCGAATCAACATTATCGATACTCCAGGACACGTGGACTTTACTATTGAAGTTGAACGTTCATTACGTGTTTTAGATGGTGCAATTACTGTCTTAGACGGTCAATCTGGTGTTGAACCTCAAACTGAAAATGTTTGGCGTCAAGCTACAACATATAATGTTCCTCGTATTGTTTTCGTTAATAAAATGGATAAAATTGGTGCTGACTTTGATTATTCTGTACAGACCATTAAAGATCGTCTAGATGCATTACCATTACCAATTCAAATGCCAATTGGTGCTGAAGATGCATTTGAAGGTGTTATTGATTTAATTGAAATGAAAGCCGATTTGTACGACGAAGATGAATTGGGTTCTAAATGGGATACTGTTGAAGTACCTGAAGAATATAAAGAAGAAGCTGAAAAGCGTCGTGCACAAATGGTTGAAACCTTAGCAGATGTCGATGATAATATCATGGATAAATATCTCGAAGGCGAAGAAATTTCTAATGATGAAATTCGGGATGCAATCCGGAAAGCAACAATTGAATTAAAATTATTCCCTGTTTTGGCTGGTTCTGCCTTTAAGAATAAGGGTGTTCAAATGTTGATGGATGCTGTTGTTTACTATTTACCTTCACCTTTAGATGTTCGTCCATATAATGCTACTGATCCAGAATCTGGTGAGGAAGTTGAATTAAAAGCTGACGACAATAAGCCATTTGCTGGTTTAGCATTTAAGATTGCTACTGATCCATTTGTTGGTCGTTTAACTTATTTGCGGGTTTATACCGGAACATTGGAATCAGGTTCTTATGTTTTGAATGCAACTAAAGACAAGCGTGAACGTGTTGGTCGTTTGCTACAAATGCATTCTAACCACCGAAAAGAAATTCCAGAAGTATTCTCTGGTGATATTGCAGCTGCAATTGGTCTCAAGAATACAACTACTGGTGACTCTTTAACCGATCCTGATCATCCTTTGATTTTGGAATCTATGGAAATACCTGATCCAGTTATCCAAGTATCTATTGAACCTAAGTCCAAAGAAGATCGTGATAAGTTAGATGTTGCTTTGCAAAAGTTAGCTGAAGAAGATCCTACTTTCCAAGCTGAAACTAATCCAGAAACTGGGGAAACTTTGATTGCTGGTATGGGTGAATTGCATTTGGATATCATGGTTGATCGGATGCGGCGTGAATTCAAGGTTGACGCTCGTGTAGGTGAACCTCAAGTTGCTTATCGGGAAACCTTTACTAAGAAAGCTTCTGCTGAAGGTAAATTTGTTCGTCAGTCAGGTGGTAAAGGTCAATACGGTGATGTTTGGATTGAATTTGAACCTAATGAAGAAGGTAAAGGGTTTGAATTCGAAGATGCCATTGTTGGTGGTGTTGTTCCGCGTGAATATATTCCATCAGTTGAAGCTGGATTAAAAGATGCAATGGCTAATGGTGTTTTAGCAGGTTATCCTTTAATTGATATTAAAGCTAAACTTTATGATGGTTCTTATCATGAAGTCGATTCTTCAGAAGCTGCCTTCAAAGTTGCTGCTTCTATGGCTTTGCATAATGCAGTTAAAGATGCTGGTGCGGTTATCTTGGAACCAATCATGAAGGTTGAAGTTGTTACTCCGGAAGATTACTTAGGTGATGTTATGGGTCAAGTAACAGCTCGTCGTGGTCGAATTGAAGGTATGGAAGAACGTGGTAATGCACAGTTAATTAATTCCTTCGTACCGCTTGCTGAAATGTTTGGTTATGCTACTACTTTGCGTTCTGCAACGCAAGGACGTGGTACTTTCACAATGACTTTTGATCATTATGAAAAGACACCTAAGAGCGTCCAAGAAGAAATTATTAAGAAAAATGGCGGTAACGCTAAATAA